The genomic DNA CTGCGAAGATATCGGATATTTCAGTCGGGATGCAGCAGAGGGTGGAGATTCTCAAAACGCTCTACCGCGGTGCTGAAATCCTCATCTTTGATGAACCGACCGCCGTCCTGACGCCGCAGGAGATCAAAGAGCTGATCCAGATCATGAAGACGTTGATCAAAGAAGGAAAATCCATCATCCTTATCACTCACAAACTAAAGGAAATCATGGAAGTGTGCGATAATGTAACCGTTATCAGAAAAGGGAAAGGGATCGGGACTGTCAGTGTGTCAGACACGAATCCGAACCATCTGGCGAGCCTGATGGTAGGAAGGGAAGTCACGTTCAAAACGGAAAAGATTCCTGCGTCCCCTAAGGATGTGGTTCTCGAAGTTCGCGACCTTCAAGTGAAGGACTCCCGGAATGTACCGGTCGTCAAAGGATTGAATCTCGACCTGAAAGCAGGGGAAATCCTCGGCATTGCAGGAGTTGACGGAAACGGTCAAAGTGAACTGATCGAGGCCATCACCGGGCTCATGAAAGCAGACAGCGGTTCGATCAAACTGAATGGCAAAGAGATATTGAATATGAAACCGAGGAAAATCTATGAAGCGGGTGTCGGACATATCCCGCAGGATCGCCATAAGCACGGGCTGGTACTGGACTTCCCGATCGGTGAAAATATCGTTCTTCAAAACTACTATAAAAAGCCGTATTCAAATAAAGGGATTCTCAGCTATAAGAATATTTACAATCATGCAAGAAAGATCATCGCAGAGTTTGATGTTCGTACGCCGTCGGAATACACACTGGCAAGATCATTGTCCGGGGGGAACCAACAAAAGGCGATCATCGGAAGGGAAGTCGATAAAGATCCGGATCTTCTCATCGCAGCCCAGCCTACCCGTGGCCTCGATGTTGGGGCAATCGAATTCATTCATAGGCGTCTCATTGAACAGCGGGACAATGGAAAAGCCGTATTGCTGCTTTCGTTCGAACTCGATGAAATCCTGAATGTAAGCGACAGGATTGCTGTGATCTATGAAGGGCAGATTGTCGCAATCGTCGATCCGAAAGAAACGACGGAACAGGAGCTCGGTCTCCTGATGGCTGGTTCGAAAGGGAAAGGAACGGGGGAAACAT from Rossellomorea marisflavi includes the following:
- a CDS encoding ABC transporter ATP-binding protein, which produces MDYVIEMLNIRKEFPGIVANDNITLQLKQGEIHALLGENGAGKSTLMNVLFGLYQPEQGEIRVRGKKVDITNPNIANDLGIGMVHQHFMLVDTFTVTENIILGREPKSGATVDIKKAEKEISDISEKYGLRVDPSAKISDISVGMQQRVEILKTLYRGAEILIFDEPTAVLTPQEIKELIQIMKTLIKEGKSIILITHKLKEIMEVCDNVTVIRKGKGIGTVSVSDTNPNHLASLMVGREVTFKTEKIPASPKDVVLEVRDLQVKDSRNVPVVKGLNLDLKAGEILGIAGVDGNGQSELIEAITGLMKADSGSIKLNGKEILNMKPRKIYEAGVGHIPQDRHKHGLVLDFPIGENIVLQNYYKKPYSNKGILSYKNIYNHARKIIAEFDVRTPSEYTLARSLSGGNQQKAIIGREVDKDPDLLIAAQPTRGLDVGAIEFIHRRLIEQRDNGKAVLLLSFELDEILNVSDRIAVIYEGQIVAIVDPKETTEQELGLLMAGSKGKGTGETSHV